The genomic interval GAGGCGGGTATTGCTGTCATACAAAGCATTTTGAAACCCCAGTTGCATAAACATCAGCACATCTGCAAAGGCAATGCCTGACAGCGCAACCAGTAACCGACTTTTTTCACGGCTCAGTTGTAGCCAACCCAGGGGAGTTCTTCGTTGTAATTGTTGGATGACATTCATTGTTCCATTACCACCCGGACCTGCAAATTGGTAAATTTAGCTGCCTTTTGACTCGATGCCGCATCGAGTGCCACCTGTACCTCCACGACCCTGGCATCAATATTGGTACTGGGATCGGTGTTGATAATGGTTTGCCGCATCACCTGGGAACCCACCCGTTCCACAACGCCGTGAAGCTCACCGGGAATGGAATCGCTGCTGACCCGTACCCGTTGACCGGCACGAACCTTACTGACATCGCTCTGATACACTTCTGCAACCGCATACATCTGCCGGTTTTGCCCAATTTCGGCAATGCCATCACTGGAAACAACTTCTCCAGAGCGGCTATGAACGTACAACACTTCGCCATCGATCGGCGATCGCACATACACCTGCTCCAGGTTTGCCTTTGCCTGATTCATGGCGGCGATCGCCCGGTTCACTTCTGCCCTGTCCGCTGCCACATCCACCGGACGCACTTCTGCAATTTGGCTCAATGTGGCTCTGGCTTTGTTGACCTCAGAGGGACTGGTCAATCGCAACCGTTGTAACACTGCCTGCGCTTCTTCCAGGTTCTTTTGAGCCGTATCCAGTGCCAACCGTTTGCTATCCAGATTTGAAGCTGAAATGCCACCTTCCTGAAACAGTGATTGATAGCGGGTGTATTCCGATCGGGCATTTTGCAACGCAGATTTCATCCGCTCAACAGTCGCTGCCTGCGCCTCAATCTCGCCCTGATGTTCCGCTTCCAGGCGAGCAATTTCCGAACGCTGCGCCTCAATTTCACCCTGCTTGGCTCCCGCCTGGGTCACTGCCAGTTTTGCCTGTGCCACCCGGACTTGCTCCTGAGCCTCATCAAACGCTGCCTGGAGGCGATCGCGGCTATCTAAAATTGCCACAACCTGCCCTTTTTTGATCCGATCACCCTCCTTCACCAGGAGTTGATCAATCCGGCTCTCCTGGGTGGACGTTGGAGCTGAGAGTTTAATCACCTTTCCCTGCGGCTCCAACCGTCCCAAAGCGGTCACCGTTTTGACTTCCGAAAGACTGGCAGCGGCTTCCTGAACTGCCTGTGCCTGATTGGATTGATCCTGCTGAAATTTGTACGCAGCCATGCCACCCGTCGCCAGGATGGCAGCGATCGCCACCACAGCCCACCGAGGAACGGACGATTTGGAAGAAGCGGAACCGTTTGCTGTTAAGTCTTGCAACATAAGCAACTCCTGGCTTAAAGATCTAAACTAAACAGTTTAGTTTTGATGTATTTAAACTAAACCGATTAGTTTAGTGTTGTCAAGCAGTATGCTTGAAATAGAGAGTGAAGAAAATGCAATTTCCCCTAACTCATAGCCCCTAGCCCACACCCCACACCCCACAC from Kovacikia minuta CCNUW1 carries:
- a CDS encoding ABC exporter membrane fusion protein, with translation MLQDLTANGSASSKSSVPRWAVVAIAAILATGGMAAYKFQQDQSNQAQAVQEAAASLSEVKTVTALGRLEPQGKVIKLSAPTSTQESRIDQLLVKEGDRIKKGQVVAILDSRDRLQAAFDEAQEQVRVAQAKLAVTQAGAKQGEIEAQRSEIARLEAEHQGEIEAQAATVERMKSALQNARSEYTRYQSLFQEGGISASNLDSKRLALDTAQKNLEEAQAVLQRLRLTSPSEVNKARATLSQIAEVRPVDVAADRAEVNRAIAAMNQAKANLEQVYVRSPIDGEVLYVHSRSGEVVSSDGIAEIGQNRQMYAVAEVYQSDVSKVRAGQRVRVSSDSIPGELHGVVERVGSQVMRQTIINTDPSTNIDARVVEVQVALDAASSQKAAKFTNLQVRVVMEQ